The following are encoded together in the Ovis canadensis isolate MfBH-ARS-UI-01 breed Bighorn chromosome 2, ARS-UI_OviCan_v2, whole genome shotgun sequence genome:
- the SLC25A51 gene encoding mitochondrial nicotinamide adenine dinucleotide transporter SLC25A51 — protein sequence MMDSEAHEKRPPILTSSKQDIAPHIASVSEMKHYLCGCCAAFNNIAITFPIQKVLFRQQLYGIKTRDAILQLRRDGFRNLYRGILPPLMQKTTTLALMFGLYEDLSCLLRKHISTPEFATRSMAAILAGTTEAIFTPLERVQTLLQDHRHHDKFTNTYQAFKALKCHGIREYYRGLVPVLFRNGFSNVLFFGLRGPIKEHLPTATTHSAHLVNDFICGGLLGAMLGILFFPVNVVKTRMQSQIGGEFQSFPKVFQKIWLERDRKLTNLFRGAHLNYHRSLISWGIINATYEFLLKII from the coding sequence ATGATGGATTCAGAAGCTCATGAAAAGAGGCCCCCAATCCTAACATCTTCAAAGCAAGATATAGCACCTCATATTGCAAGCGTTAGTGAAATGAAGCATTACCTGTGTGGCTGCTGTGCAGCATTCAACAACATAGCAATCACATTTCCCATCCAGAAGGTCCTCTTTCGGCAACAGCTGTATGGAATCAAAACCCGGGATGCGATACTTCAGTTGAGGAGGGACGGATTTCGAAACTTGTATCGCGGAATCCTCCCCCCATTAATGCAGAAGACAACCACACTGGCACTTATGTTTGGTCTGTATGAGGATTTATCTTGCCTTCTCCGTAAGCATATCAGTACGCCAGAGTTTGCAACCCGCAGCATGGCCGCAATCCTTGCAGGGACAACAGAAGCAATTTTCACTCCACTGGAAAGAGTCCAAACATTGCTTCAGGATCACAGGCATCATGACAAATTTACAAACACTTACCAGGCTTTCAAGGCACTGAAATGCCATGGAATTCGAGAGTATTATCGAGGCTTGGTGCCCGTTCTCTTCCGTAACGGATTTAGCAATGTCCTTTTTTTTGGCCTTCGAGGTCCCATAAAGGAGCATCTGCCTACAGCAACGACTCACAGTGCTCATTTGGTCAATGATTTTATCTGTGGAGGCCTGTTGGGTGCCATGTTGGGAATCTTGTTTTTTCCAGTTAATGTTGTAAAAACTCGCATGCAGTCTCAAATTGGTGGGGAATTTCAGTCTTTCCCCAAGGTTTTCCAAAAAATCTGGCTAGAACGGGACAGGAAACTGACAAATCTTTTCCGAGGTGCACATCTGAATTACCATCGGTCCCTCATCTCTTGGGGCATAATTAATGCGACTTATGAGTTCTTGTTAAAGATTATATGA